The Candidatus Cloacimonadota bacterium genome includes the window ATTATATTTTTCATTCTGTTTTACCTCATTCACATAGTGAAATAAAAAAAAGAGATTTCACGTGGTAAACCTAATCCCTTCTCCTATTCATCCTTCGTAGTTCATCCTTCGGAGTAAACCTATTCATCCTTCGCAGTCTTGCTACGGAGAATGGACGGAGAATGGATACTACGGAGAACGGGAAAAGAGAAGGGGAACTTTTTGTCTCCCTCTCCATGATAGGAGAGGGTCGGGGTGAGGTTGAAAATGGGCTTTATGGACAAACACTAATTATGGATTCCCAATTGAATTGGGAATGACAGGCGGGAAGTTTGGGAATGACAACGGGAGGTGAGGTGGAAATGACAGCAGAGTCTACAGCCTNNNNNNNNNNNNNNNNNNNNNNNNNNNNNNNNNNNNNNNNNNNNNNNNNNNNNNNNNNNNNNNNNNNNNNNNNNNNNNNNNNNNNNNNNNNNNNNNNNNNGAGGTTGAAAATGGGCTTTATGGACAAACACTAATTATGGATTCCCAATTGAATTGGGAATGACAGGCGGGAAGTTTGGGAATGACAACGGGAGGTGAGGTGGAAATGACAGCAGAGTCTACAGCCTTAATATTTATACAACACAGTAAATGAAAATTTCTTTTCTTGCTCAGCAGGAACTTTTATGTTAAATTGGATAGTAAAAGCATCTTTCTTTTCGTATTTTTCATCAGATTCTTCAATTGTCCAATTTCTTCCCAATCCTTTAATTACTTCAATTACAACATCTTCCTCTTTTCGGTTTCGCAGTTCAATCTCATAAATTTCTCGTCTGGTATTTTTTGTAGGTCTTTCGCTAAGTGTGGTAGTAAATTTTCCTTTTATATCAAAAGCAGTTCCAACTTTGAGTTCCACTTCTTCATTTTTGGGTGTGTGGTTAATGTTGTCTGCACCAATAAATTCTTCTTCATCTTCAGATTCTTTTTTGAATATTCTGATTTTACCTTTGGGCAAAGGGATTCCAAGTCCACATTCTTCTTCATTTTTGAATTTTATTAATACATTAACATTACCAGACGAATTACAGTTATATCGGAAAATCTTCTCAACGCTTACATCAGTTGGGTCAAAAAGGGAAATCTGTTTTTGCTGATTGTTATTGATGTCAATTTTGCGATTTTTTACAGTATAGAGGTGGTATTCAAAGAACTCTTTTTCAACAACTTCTGGAATCCCTAAACCTTTTGCTGCCATCAGGTCGCGACCTTCAGCATATCTTGGTCTTGGTTCAGGTGCCAGATGAACATCCCCAGCCATAAGTTTCAAGTCAACCTGCTTATATGCTTTTCCAGACTTATTATCCAATGAAATCCATGAAGATAGATTCAAACTTTTCTCATTTGGTGATAAAACCCCTACATATTGCGCATCCCATGAAATATTTCTTGTGATATAACTTAATCTGGTTTCACAGTCACCACTTTTATTTGAAATCAATTCCCAGTTCAATGTTGGTTTTGTGTAGAAATTTTCTGGCATTTTCTCAAGGTTGATATTCTGAATCTCACCACAATGAATCATATTGATTCCCTTATCCTCTCGTCTTTGAATAACTATGTTTTCATGATCAAATGATTTTAAGATTCCAGAAAAGAGTTCGCCACTTTTGGTTATAATTTCAATTTCCTTATCAAGATATTTGTTTAATATTTTCTGAGTATTTGCTAAGTCGTATTCAAAATTTTGTAATGCGATGACAATTTTGTCAGACTTTTTTACAGGAGTTAAATGCACAGATGTTGGTTCAATTGCGGAAGGTATATTAGAATAACTAAAGAGGTTCTCTCCCTTTTTTAGAGGTATTGTTAATGTTGTTCTAACTGTAGCAAAGTTTTGATTGTAAACTGTTATGCTTGTTTGTGCACACAATCCAGCCACAGTTAATAATGCTAAACTAATTAGCAATGCTGTTTGTTTAAAGAGATTTTTCCCTCCCGATATTTTCGGGAGATTAAACATAGTTTTTAACATTTTTCCTCACTTTCTTGCAAGTTTGATTTTATTTTTGATACTATCATATCAATTGCAATTGGATTAAGTCCTCCTTCCGGCACGATAATATCAGCATATTTTTTGGAGGGCTCAACAAATTCCAAATGCATTGGTCTGACTGTATCTACATATTGACAATAAACTGACTCAAAGGTTCGTCCTCTTTCATTGATATCCCGTTTGAGTCTTCTTAGTATTCTTATATCTGAATCAGTATCAACAAAGATTTTTATATCCAATAAATTTCGCAATTCTTTATTTTCAAAGATAAGAATTCCTTCTAAAATTATTACTTTGTGGGGTTCAATAAGTACAGTTTCTTTTTTTCTAAGGTGAGTTTTGAAATCATATACAGGCATTTTAATAGACTGATTATTTTTTAAGGTGCTAATATGTTGGATAAGGAATTTCGTATCTAATGCATCAGGATGGTCAAAATTAATTTTATTTCTTTGTTCCGGAGTCATATTTTCATGAGATTTGTAATATGCATCCTGTTTGATAACCACGATATTTGGCTCATCAAGTTCGTCAATAATTCTGTTAGCAAGAGTAGTTTTCCCAGAACCAGTGCCGCCAGCAATTCCAATAATTAAGTTTTGTTTCATTTTTTTCCTTTTATTTATTTGTAAGTAAATTCAAAATCGTAGTCTGATGTCAATTATTTTATTGTGTATTTATTTAACTAGTTAACCAATTCAACTGATTCAACCGATTCAACTAATTCACTTCTCTTTATCCCCATGAGGATGGGCTCTTTCATATACTTCTTTGAGTTTTTTCATAGAAGTGTGCGTATAAATTTCCGTAGATGACAAACTGCTGTGTCCTAATAATTCCTGAACAGAGCGCAAGTCTGCTCCATGGTCAAGAAGATGCGTTGCAAATGAATGCCTTATTGTATGTGGACTGTATCTTTTTGATTTTTCTATTACTTTTAAATATTTATCTATAATATATCTGAGCTCATCTGCGGATAGAGGAATTCCATTTTTGGAAAGGAAAAGCATCTTTTTCATCTCACTCTTTGTTTTTGTTTGAATAAGGGCAGGTCGTATTTTCAGATAATTCTGTAATGCTTTTTGGGCGTAAGAACCAATTGGTATAATCCTTGTTTTTCTTCTTTTGCCCATTACCTTTATCAATCCCTTTTTATGATTTACATTTGAAATTTTCAAACCTGCTAATTCACTAATTCGTATGCCACTGCTGTAAAGTAATTCTAAAATAGCTTTATTGCGAATACCTAAGATATTATCCGAATCAGGTATGTTTAAAACAAATTCCATCTCATCTTCTGTAAGAAATGTGGCAGTGTTTTTTTCGAATTTTGGATTTTTTAAATCAATAGTTGGGTTTTTTGGAATTATTTTTTCAGTATATAAATATTTAAAGAAGCCTTTTATAGAGATGACTTTTCTGGCGAGGGTTCTGTTTGAATCACCTTTTTCACTTAAGAATTGCAAAAAATCACGAAACATAGTTTTGGTAATATCTGCAACCACAATTTTTTCATCTTTGAAAAATCT containing:
- the udk gene encoding uridine kinase, with the protein product MKQNLIIGIAGGTGSGKTTLANRIIDELDEPNIVVIKQDAYYKSHENMTPEQRNKINFDHPDALDTKFLIQHISTLKNNQSIKMPVYDFKTHLRKKETVLIEPHKVIILEGILIFENKELRNLLDIKIFVDTDSDIRILRRLKRDINERGRTFESVYCQYVDTVRPMHLEFVEPSKKYADIIVPEGGLNPIAIDMIVSKIKSNLQESEEKC
- a CDS encoding tyrosine recombinase XerC, with the protein product MKDLIKSYIDFLSSKNMSKHTIRAYQSDLFQFAEYCKRFFKDEKIVVADITKTMFRDFLQFLSEKGDSNRTLARKVISIKGFFKYLYTEKIIPKNPTIDLKNPKFEKNTATFLTEDEMEFVLNIPDSDNILGIRNKAILELLYSSGIRISELAGLKISNVNHKKGLIKVMGKRRKTRIIPIGSYAQKALQNYLKIRPALIQTKTKSEMKKMLFLSKNGIPLSADELRYIIDKYLKVIEKSKRYSPHTIRHSFATHLLDHGADLRSVQELLGHSSLSSTEIYTHTSMKKLKEVYERAHPHGDKEK